The following are encoded together in the Coffea arabica cultivar ET-39 chromosome 1c, Coffea Arabica ET-39 HiFi, whole genome shotgun sequence genome:
- the LOC140005136 gene encoding uncharacterized protein produces MGQDWALERFQTFSPPKFLGGPDPEVAERWLETMINIFAALNYAEERQVQFAIFQFEGPAKEKRENDFIKFRQGILSVVEYETQFTKLSKFAPKLIATEQRGVRKFVQGLNVEIQEALVAAQINTFTKILEKTHRIEIAMAQVRNFRIKWRGVPGGYQGPTQSDQNMPPSKAGCGAGDGRFTSTSRGGTLRGAQNGRGQGSGVPQGGQTSTSRVSCGYCGKSNHTKDNCWRKARKCLRCGSTEHQIANCPLINDAQSVNKSNSKPTNVGGTKSMVPARVYSLDQQSVPEPTEVVEGKIPIFHRLAKILIDPGAIHSFVSPTFMLGIDVKVERLPYDLEVKRPMGNHTLLANEVYRNCDIWNGERKLVVDLISLAIKGYDVILSMDWLAHYHARVDCRMKMVEFCVLGETTLKLDVRGMLASSALILGIRASKLLSHGTRGYLAFLVNIPGENIKLEDMPVINEYPDVFPDELASLPPEREIKFKVDLALGTTPISKTPYRMAPAELKELKFQLQDLLERGFIHESESPWGTSVLFVKKKDRNLRLCIDYRG; encoded by the exons atggggCAAGATTGGGCCCTAGAGAGATTCCAAACGTTCTCTCCTCCTAAGTTCctgggaggaccagaccctgaAGTAGCGGAGAGATGGCTAGAAACTATGATCAATATATTCGCCGCTTTAAACTATGCAGAGGAAAGACAGGTGCAATTTGctatttttcagtttgagggtCCAGCCAAG gagaagagagagaacgATTTTATTAAGTTTCGTCAGGGAATTTTAAGTGTAGTTGAGTATGAGACCCAGTTTACGAAgttatccaaatttgctcctaaattaatagctacggagcaaaggggGGTAAGGAAGTTTGTGCAGGGGCTCAATGTAGAGATACAGGAGGCCTTAGTGGCGGCCCAAATTAACACTTTTACGAAAATTTTGGAGAAGACCCATAGAATAGAGATTGCCATGGCACAAGTAAGAAATTTTCGCATAAAATGGAGAGGGGTGCCTGGTGGATATCAAGGGCCGACACAAAGTGATCAAAACATGCCACCCTCTAAAGCCGGTTGTGGAGCTGGAGATGGAAGGTTTACGAGCACATCGAGGGGAGGTACTCTAAGGGGAGCCCAAAATGGAAGAGGACAAGGAAGTGGTGTTCCACAGGGAGGCCAAACCTCTACTTCTCGAGTATCGTGTGGATATTGTGGGAAATCGAACCATACCAAggataactgctggaggaaagCTCGGAAATGTTTAAGATGTGGAAGTACGGAGCACCAGATTGCTAATTGTCCACTAATCAATGATGCTCAGTCGGTTAACAAATCAAACTCTAAACCAACCAATGTAGGAGGGACCAAGTCAATGGTGCCAGCTAGAGTATACTCGTTGGACCAGCAATCGGTACCTGAACCAACGGAGGTAGTGGAAGGTAAGATTCCTATTTTTCATCgtttagccaaaattttgatagaccctggtgcCATCCATTCTTTTGTTAGCCCCacatttatgcttggaattgatGTGAAAGTTGAAAgattaccatatgacctagaagtaaAGAGACCTATGGGTAACCACACTTTACTTGCCAATGAGGTGTATAGAAACTGCGACATTTGGAACGGTGAGCGAAAATTAGTAGTTGACCTTATAAGTCTAGCCATTAAGGGATACGATGTTATTCTAAGcatggattggctagctcatTATCATGCTCGGGTAGATTGTAGGATGAAAATGGTCGAGTTTTGCGTACTAGGTGAGACAACTCTTAAATTAGACGTGAGGGGtatgttagcctcatctgctctcattttaGGAATAAGGGCTAGCAAATTGCTTAGTCATGGGACACGGGGTTACCTAGCTTTTCTGGTTAACATCCCAGGAGAAAATATTAAACTAGAAGATATGCCGGTGATCAATGAGTATCCAGATGTGTTCCCAGATGAGTTGGCGTCATTGCCACCCGAAAGAGAAATTAAGTTTAAGGTTGACCTAGCACTTGGAACTACTCCCATTTCAAAAACCCCTTATCGAATGGCACCCGCTGAACTTAAGGAGTTAAAATTTCAATTGCAAGACCTGTTAGAACGGGGATTCATACACGAGAGCGAGTCACCATGGGGCACTTCAGtgctatttgttaaaaagaaggacaGGAATTTAAGGTTATGCATTGATTATCGAGGATGA